Proteins encoded within one genomic window of Ottowia sp. SB7-C50:
- a CDS encoding DUF72 domain-containing protein gives MPAAPPPPEQTGLFDEPAADLPGADDAAPLTDAWRVPDGDEALPTPPRRTRRAPADVQPADADDATRTLARALPAGLYLGTSSWNFPGWAGLVWGGDYAEAKLSKEGLAAYAQHPLLGTVSLDRAFYRPLSASQYARYAAQVPPDFRFVVKAPALVCDALVRAEDGRGMAPNPAFLNPDLAVQEFIAPALEGLGDRVGALVFQISPLPRALLADVPALNDRIGALLSALPRLAPTAPDGVIAMEVRDAAFLAPAHAPHLARTVRAARQASGNPVTYCLGLHAKMPPIEDQLPLLRALWPGPLVCRWNLHRRHGAYGYEAAKAQYEPFNALVDPDLDTRHTLARVIAATTGAGQRAYITVNNKAEGSAPLSVRALGDAVVEQMTRNDRQ, from the coding sequence ATGCCCGCCGCGCCGCCCCCGCCTGAGCAAACCGGCTTGTTCGACGAGCCGGCGGCTGACTTGCCGGGGGCGGACGATGCTGCACCCCTCACAGACGCATGGCGGGTGCCGGATGGCGACGAGGCCTTGCCCACCCCACCGCGCCGCACGCGCCGTGCCCCCGCCGACGTGCAACCTGCCGACGCGGACGACGCCACGCGCACGCTCGCCCGCGCCCTGCCCGCCGGGCTGTACCTGGGGACATCGTCATGGAATTTCCCTGGCTGGGCAGGCCTGGTGTGGGGCGGCGACTATGCGGAGGCGAAGCTGTCCAAGGAAGGCCTGGCCGCCTATGCCCAACACCCGCTGCTGGGCACCGTCAGCCTGGACCGCGCCTTCTACCGGCCGCTGTCGGCCAGCCAGTACGCGCGCTACGCGGCGCAGGTGCCGCCGGACTTCCGCTTCGTCGTCAAGGCGCCGGCGCTGGTGTGCGATGCGCTGGTGCGCGCCGAAGACGGGCGCGGCATGGCGCCCAACCCCGCCTTCCTGAACCCCGACCTGGCGGTGCAGGAATTCATTGCGCCCGCGCTCGAAGGCCTGGGCGACCGGGTCGGCGCGCTGGTGTTCCAGATCAGCCCCCTGCCCCGTGCCCTGCTGGCCGATGTGCCCGCGCTCAACGACCGCATCGGCGCCCTGCTGTCCGCCCTGCCCCGCCTGGCACCCACCGCGCCCGACGGCGTGATCGCGATGGAAGTGCGCGACGCCGCCTTTCTGGCGCCTGCGCACGCCCCGCACCTGGCCCGCACCGTGCGCGCAGCGCGCCAGGCCAGCGGCAACCCCGTCACCTACTGCCTGGGCCTGCACGCCAAGATGCCACCCATCGAAGACCAGCTGCCCCTGCTGCGCGCCCTGTGGCCCGGCCCGCTGGTCTGCCGCTGGAACCTGCACCGCCGCCACGGCGCGTATGGCTACGAAGCCGCCAAGGCACAGTACGAGCCATTCAACGCGCTGGTTGACCCCGACCTCGACACCCGCCACACGCTGGCCCGGGTGATTGCCGCCACCACGGGCGCGGGGCAGCGGGCGTACATCACGGTCAACAACAAGGCGGAGGGTTCGGCGCCGCTGTCGGTGCGGGCGCTGGGGGATGCCGTAGTGGAGCAAATGACGAGGAACGACAGGCAATGA
- the guaA gene encoding glutamine-hydrolyzing GMP synthase, translating into MQHQKILILDFGSQVTQLIARRVREAHVYCEVHPCDVTDDWVRQYAADGSLKGVILSGSHASVYEVDDRAPDAVFSLGVPVLGICYGMQTMAQQLGGKVEGGHTREFGYAEVRARGHTALLKGIEDFHTPEGYGMLKVWMSHGDKVTELPPGFKLMASTDSCPIAGMADEERRFYGVQFHPEVTHTVQGRALLERFVLEICGARPDWVMRDHIEEAVQKIREQVGDEEVILGLSGGVDSSVAAALIHRAIGDQLTCVFVDHGLLRLNEGDMVMDMFAGKLHAKVVRVDASELFFKDLAGVSDPEQKRKIIGRLFVDVFKAEAGKLTASGASKSGAKWLAQGTIYPDVIESGGAKSKKAVVIKSHHNVGGLPEQLGLKLLEPLRDLFKDEVRELGVALGLPHDMVYRHPFPGPGLGVRILGEVKKEYADLLRHADAIFIEELRSTIEPHSGKSWYDLTSQAFTVFLPVKSVGVMGDGRTYDYVVALRAVQTSDFMTADWAELPYALLKRVSSRIINEVRGINRVTYDVSSKPPATIEWE; encoded by the coding sequence ATGCAACACCAGAAAATCCTCATCCTCGACTTTGGCTCCCAGGTCACGCAGCTCATTGCGCGCCGCGTGCGCGAGGCGCATGTATATTGCGAGGTGCACCCGTGCGACGTGACCGACGACTGGGTGCGCCAGTACGCGGCCGACGGCAGCCTGAAGGGCGTGATCCTCTCCGGCAGCCACGCCAGCGTGTACGAGGTGGATGACCGCGCGCCCGACGCCGTGTTCAGCCTGGGCGTGCCCGTGCTGGGCATCTGCTACGGCATGCAGACCATGGCGCAGCAGCTTGGCGGCAAGGTGGAAGGCGGGCACACGCGCGAATTTGGCTACGCCGAAGTCCGCGCGCGCGGCCACACGGCGCTGCTCAAGGGCATCGAGGACTTCCACACGCCCGAGGGCTACGGCATGCTCAAGGTGTGGATGAGCCACGGCGACAAGGTGACGGAGTTGCCGCCGGGCTTCAAGCTGATGGCGAGCACCGACTCGTGTCCCATCGCCGGCATGGCGGACGAGGAACGCCGGTTCTACGGCGTGCAGTTCCACCCCGAGGTCACGCACACGGTGCAAGGTAGGGCGCTGCTGGAGCGCTTTGTGCTGGAGATCTGCGGCGCGCGGCCGGACTGGGTGATGCGCGATCACATCGAGGAAGCGGTGCAGAAGATCCGCGAGCAGGTGGGCGACGAGGAAGTGATCCTGGGCCTGTCGGGCGGCGTGGATTCGTCCGTGGCCGCCGCGCTGATCCACCGCGCGATTGGCGACCAGCTCACCTGCGTGTTCGTCGACCACGGCCTGCTGCGCCTGAACGAAGGCGACATGGTGATGGACATGTTCGCCGGCAAGCTGCATGCGAAGGTGGTGCGGGTGGATGCGAGCGAGCTGTTCTTCAAGGATTTGGCCGGCGTGAGCGACCCGGAGCAGAAGCGCAAGATCATCGGGCGGCTGTTTGTCGATGTGTTCAAGGCCGAGGCCGGCAAGCTGACGGCGTCGGGCGCTTCTAAATCAGGAGCGAAGTGGCTGGCGCAAGGCACCATCTACCCGGACGTCATCGAATCGGGTGGTGCCAAGAGCAAGAAGGCGGTGGTCATCAAGAGCCACCACAACGTCGGCGGCCTGCCTGAGCAACTGGGCCTGAAGCTGCTGGAGCCGCTGCGCGACCTGTTCAAGGACGAGGTGCGCGAGCTGGGCGTGGCCCTCGGTCTACCGCACGACATGGTCTACCGCCACCCCTTCCCCGGCCCCGGCCTGGGCGTGCGCATTTTGGGCGAGGTGAAGAAGGAATACGCCGACCTGTTGCGCCACGCCGACGCCATCTTCATCGAAGAACTGCGCTCCACCATCGAGCCGCACAGCGGCAAGAGCTGGTACGACCTGACCAGCCAGGCCTTCACCGTCTTCCTGCCCGTCAAGAGCGTCGGCGTGATGGGCGACGGCCGCACCTACGACTACGTCGTCGCCCTGCGCGCCGTGCAGACCAGCGACTTCATGACCGCCGACTGGGCGGAATTGCCCTACGCCCTGCTAAAGCGCGTGTCCAGCCGCATCATCAACGAGGTGCGCGGCATCAACCGCGTGACCTACGACGTGTCATCCAAGCCGCCGGCGACCATTGAGTGGGAATAA
- a CDS encoding type II toxin-antitoxin system RelE/ParE family toxin encodes MAWEVEFTDEFETWWASLSEAEQVSVAASVGLLEARGPNLGHPHSSAINGSRHGHMRELRTQHGGRPLRTLYAFDPRRVAILLIGGDKTGDDRWYEVHVPMADRLYDQHLEQLKREGEL; translated from the coding sequence ATGGCTTGGGAAGTTGAGTTCACCGACGAGTTCGAGACGTGGTGGGCTTCGCTCAGTGAGGCTGAACAAGTGTCGGTGGCGGCATCGGTGGGTTTGCTGGAAGCCAGAGGGCCCAACCTGGGGCATCCGCACAGCAGTGCCATCAACGGCTCACGCCACGGGCATATGCGCGAATTGCGTACACAGCATGGTGGACGGCCATTGCGTACGCTGTATGCCTTTGACCCACGCCGCGTGGCGATCTTGCTGATCGGTGGTGACAAGACAGGCGATGACCGCTGGTATGAAGTGCATGTGCCCATGGCTGATCGGCTCTATGACCAGCATCTTGAGCAACTCAAGCGTGAAGGAGAACTGTGA
- a CDS encoding putative DNA modification/repair radical SAM protein, whose translation MELDAKLAILADAAKYDASCASSGGTRRDSSRAGGGKGGLGSNEGAGICHSFAPDGRCISLLKILLTNFCLYDCAYCINRSSSDVQRARFTVEEVVALTLDFYRRNCIEGLFLSSGIIQSPDYTMEQLVGVARTLREVHDFRGYIHLKTIPDASPDLLAQAGRWADRLSVNIELPTQAGLTALAPEKDVASIRRSMARLRLSIDDAKAQKREQQAQPIRLLPGARPRRAAAPTFAAAGQSTQMIVGADGANDATILATSAQLYGAYRLKRVYYSAFSPIPHASATLPAQAPPLLREHRLYQADWLMRFYGFAADEIAPTAGGMLALEVDPKTAWAVAHPERFPVDLDRAPREQLLRVPGLGVRAVSRLLMARRARRLRVADLTALRVPVRRVLPFVVLVDHRPDAGAAQRLVEAAASRSKSALALAQTAQAALF comes from the coding sequence GTGGAACTCGACGCCAAGCTTGCTATTTTGGCCGATGCGGCCAAGTACGACGCCAGTTGCGCCTCCAGCGGCGGCACGCGGCGCGATTCGTCGCGCGCGGGCGGCGGCAAGGGCGGCCTCGGCAGCAACGAGGGCGCGGGCATCTGCCACAGCTTTGCGCCCGACGGGCGTTGCATCTCGCTGCTGAAAATCCTGCTCACCAACTTCTGCCTTTACGACTGCGCCTACTGCATCAACCGCAGCAGCAGCGACGTGCAGCGTGCGCGGTTCACGGTGGAAGAAGTGGTGGCGCTCACGCTTGACTTCTACCGCCGCAATTGCATCGAGGGGCTGTTCCTCTCCAGCGGCATCATCCAGAGCCCCGACTACACCATGGAGCAACTGGTGGGCGTGGCGCGCACGCTGCGCGAGGTGCACGACTTTCGCGGCTACATCCACCTCAAGACGATTCCCGATGCCTCGCCCGACCTGCTGGCCCAGGCCGGCCGCTGGGCGGATCGGCTGTCGGTCAACATCGAACTGCCCACGCAAGCCGGCCTGACCGCGCTGGCGCCCGAGAAGGACGTGGCCAGCATCCGCCGCAGCATGGCGCGCCTGCGCCTGTCGATTGACGACGCCAAGGCGCAAAAACGCGAGCAGCAAGCTCAGCCCATCCGGCTGCTGCCCGGCGCCCGCCCGCGCCGCGCGGCCGCGCCCACGTTTGCCGCCGCCGGCCAAAGCACGCAGATGATCGTCGGCGCCGATGGCGCGAACGACGCCACCATCCTCGCCACCAGCGCGCAGCTGTATGGCGCCTATCGTTTGAAGCGGGTGTACTACTCCGCCTTCAGCCCCATCCCGCACGCCTCGGCCACCCTGCCCGCGCAGGCGCCGCCGCTGCTGCGCGAGCACCGGCTGTACCAGGCTGACTGGCTGATGCGCTTCTATGGCTTTGCCGCCGATGAGATCGCACCCACGGCGGGCGGCATGCTGGCGCTGGAGGTCGATCCCAAAACCGCGTGGGCCGTGGCGCACCCTGAGCGGTTCCCCGTCGATCTGGACCGTGCCCCGCGCGAACAACTGCTGCGCGTGCCAGGGCTGGGCGTGCGCGCAGTCAGCCGCCTGCTCATGGCGCGGCGTGCGCGGCGCCTGCGCGTGGCCGACCTGACGGCGCTGCGCGTGCCGGTGCGGCGCGTGCTGCCGTTCGTGGTGCTGGTCGATCATCGGCCCGACGCTGGCGCGGCGCAGCGGCTGGTGGAAGCGGCGGCGTCAAGGTCAAAATCGGCTCTTGCGCTTGCTCAGACTGCGCAAGCAGCTCTGTTTTAG
- a CDS encoding 2-hydroxychromene-2-carboxylate isomerase produces MNKQVDFFFDVGSPASYLAWTQIGAMAREAGATVVYKPMLLGGVFQATGNASPATVPAKGAYTFTDFDRFAKRYGVPIQRNPHFPINTLTLMRVITGMQMRHAERFEAFTQAVFEAIWVKALNLNDPAVAAGALQAAGFHAAEVLALAADPDVKARLKTVTDEAIARGVFGAPTMFVGEQMFWGQDRLDWVREALLSV; encoded by the coding sequence ATGAACAAGCAAGTGGATTTCTTCTTTGACGTCGGCAGTCCCGCGTCGTACCTGGCGTGGACGCAGATCGGCGCCATGGCGCGCGAAGCCGGCGCCACGGTGGTCTACAAGCCCATGCTGCTGGGCGGCGTTTTCCAGGCCACGGGCAATGCATCGCCCGCCACCGTGCCTGCCAAGGGCGCGTACACCTTCACCGACTTTGACCGCTTTGCCAAGCGCTACGGCGTGCCCATCCAGCGCAACCCGCATTTCCCCATCAACACGTTGACGCTGATGCGCGTCATCACCGGCATGCAGATGCGGCACGCGGAGCGCTTTGAAGCCTTCACGCAGGCCGTGTTCGAAGCGATCTGGGTCAAGGCGCTCAACCTCAACGATCCGGCGGTCGCGGCTGGCGCCCTGCAGGCGGCCGGCTTCCATGCCGCCGAGGTGCTGGCGCTGGCGGCCGACCCGGACGTCAAGGCGCGCCTGAAAACCGTCACCGACGAAGCCATCGCCCGCGGCGTGTTCGGCGCGCCGACGATGTTCGTGGGCGAGCAGATGTTCTGGGGACAGGACCGGCTGGATTGGGTCAGGGAGGCGCTGCTCAGCGTTTGA
- a CDS encoding UdgX family uracil-DNA binding protein (This protein belongs to the uracil DNA glycosylase superfamily, members of which act in excision repair of DNA. However, it belongs more specifically to UdgX branch, whose founding member was found to bind uracil in DNA (where it does not belong), without cleaving it, appears to promote DNA repair by a pathway involving RecA, rather than base excision.), with translation MRPPLVPSAFVALARRVVLHSAPGRFDALYALLWRLVHEPGLRHDPLDAEWLRLRQMARAVQRDAYKMRAFVRFRPVRDDAAPGTNAPNGAGTLHVAWFEPEHDVLEAVAPWFARRFAGMRWAILTPRQSVRWSPSSQRLQFGPGAERAQAPAADDGEALWLTYYRHIFNPARLNLTLMRQHMPRKYWANLPEAAAIGELAAGAMARTAAMLAAGDDGASPVPLLSNKELPALDGHAPGADLALSTSTPARSAVLNPSTAETPALAARHTTLASLHAAVQSCAACPIGACATQAVNGSGPLGARLMLVGEQPGDHEDLAGQPFVGPAGQLLDQALERAGLNRGELFLTNAVRHFKHELRGKRRLHKTPGQREAAACQPWLLREIDLVQPGALLALGATAARALLGPGVTLAQSRGRWWPGPGGRPVLVTWHPAALLRLPEPERARVWALWLDDLRTAAQGPQAPDPGLADAGNHPMASGSGVLA, from the coding sequence GTGCGGCCCCCCCTCGTGCCCAGCGCCTTCGTCGCGCTCGCGCGCCGCGTGGTGCTGCACAGCGCGCCGGGCCGCTTCGACGCGCTCTACGCCCTGCTCTGGCGCCTGGTGCACGAGCCGGGCCTGCGCCACGACCCACTCGACGCCGAATGGCTGCGCCTGCGCCAGATGGCCCGCGCCGTGCAGCGCGATGCGTACAAGATGCGCGCCTTCGTGCGCTTTCGCCCCGTGCGCGACGATGCGGCACCAGGCACCAATGCACCCAACGGGGCCGGCACCCTGCACGTCGCCTGGTTCGAGCCCGAGCACGACGTGCTTGAAGCCGTGGCGCCGTGGTTCGCGCGCCGCTTTGCCGGCATGCGCTGGGCCATCCTCACGCCGCGCCAAAGCGTGCGCTGGTCGCCCAGCAGCCAGCGCCTGCAATTCGGCCCCGGCGCCGAGCGCGCCCAAGCTCCGGCGGCCGACGACGGAGAGGCGCTGTGGCTCACCTACTACCGTCACATCTTCAACCCCGCGCGGCTCAACCTGACCCTGATGCGGCAACACATGCCGCGCAAATACTGGGCCAACCTGCCCGAAGCCGCCGCCATCGGTGAACTGGCTGCGGGCGCCATGGCCCGCACCGCCGCCATGCTGGCCGCGGGCGACGACGGGGCATCGCCAGTGCCTTTACTATCAAATAAAGAGCTGCCCGCGCTTGATGGGCATGCGCCAGGGGCTGATTTGGCTTTGAGCACCTCAACGCCTGCCCGGTCAGCTGTACTAAACCCCAGCACGGCAGAAACGCCCGCGCTGGCCGCCCGCCATACCACGCTGGCTTCACTGCACGCCGCCGTGCAGAGCTGCGCCGCCTGCCCCATCGGCGCCTGTGCCACGCAGGCCGTCAACGGCAGCGGGCCGCTGGGCGCGCGCCTCATGCTGGTGGGCGAACAGCCGGGCGACCACGAAGATCTGGCTGGCCAACCCTTCGTCGGCCCCGCCGGCCAGTTGCTCGATCAGGCGCTGGAGCGCGCCGGGCTAAACCGTGGCGAGCTGTTTCTGACCAATGCCGTGCGCCACTTCAAGCACGAGCTGCGCGGCAAGCGCCGCCTGCACAAAACCCCCGGCCAGCGCGAAGCCGCCGCCTGCCAGCCCTGGCTGCTGCGCGAGATCGATCTGGTGCAACCGGGCGCCTTGCTGGCTCTGGGCGCCACCGCCGCGCGCGCCCTGCTCGGCCCCGGCGTCACCCTGGCTCAGTCGCGCGGCCGCTGGTGGCCCGGGCCGGGCGGCAGGCCGGTTCTGGTCACCTGGCACCCCGCCGCGCTGCTGCGCCTGCCCGAGCCGGAGCGCGCTCGCGTGTGGGCGCTGTGGCTGGACGATTTGCGGACGGCTGCGCAAGGGCCGCAGGCGCCCGATCCCGGTTTGGCTGACGCCGGCAACCATCCGATGGCGAGCGGCTCAGGCGTGTTGGCGTGA
- a CDS encoding XRE family transcriptional regulator: MAKKFADLRAQMTPQAREQADEKTQTMLAEMPLHELRRARGLSQKMLAEALHVQQPSVAKLERRTDMYISTLRSHIEAMGGELEVIAKFPDGVVKINNFAELA; this comes from the coding sequence ATGGCCAAGAAGTTTGCAGACCTGCGTGCCCAGATGACGCCTCAGGCGCGCGAGCAGGCTGACGAAAAAACCCAGACGATGCTGGCTGAAATGCCTCTGCATGAGCTTCGCCGCGCACGTGGGTTGTCGCAAAAGATGCTCGCCGAAGCCCTGCACGTGCAGCAGCCGTCGGTTGCCAAGCTGGAGCGGCGTACGGACATGTACATCTCGACATTGCGCAGTCACATCGAGGCCATGGGCGGTGAACTGGAAGTGATTGCCAAGTTTCCGGATGGCGTGGTGAAGATCAACAATTTCGCAGAATTGGCTTGA
- a CDS encoding FMN-binding negative transcriptional regulator codes for MYLPLHFNQRDPAVAARLMREHPFASLITTDDDGLPFVTHLPLHLWERGGEAGQAPAGESASAFTLLGHVARPNPQWRHLAERPRAVVTFMGPHAYMSPCVYPDLARVPTWNYIAVHCTVTARLLPHDDAEAKDRLLKCLIGDHEPAYAEQWRAMDAELAHKLLQGIVGFELTVTDWQCKAKLNQHRPEARVALHAAYASGTPHERALAEWIERLGFAAPAPASGS; via the coding sequence ATGTACCTGCCCCTGCATTTCAACCAGCGCGACCCTGCCGTGGCGGCGCGCCTGATGCGCGAACACCCGTTCGCCAGCCTGATCACCACGGACGACGACGGCCTGCCCTTTGTGACGCACCTGCCGCTGCATCTTTGGGAGCGCGGTGGCGAGGCGGGACAAGCGCCAGCGGGCGAATCGGCATCGGCATTCACGCTGCTGGGCCACGTCGCGCGGCCCAATCCGCAGTGGCGCCACCTGGCCGAGCGCCCGCGCGCCGTGGTCACCTTCATGGGGCCACACGCTTACATGTCGCCCTGCGTGTATCCCGATCTGGCGCGCGTGCCGACGTGGAACTACATCGCCGTTCATTGCACCGTGACCGCCCGCCTGCTGCCGCACGACGACGCCGAGGCAAAGGACCGGCTGCTGAAATGTCTGATTGGCGACCACGAACCCGCCTACGCCGAACAATGGCGGGCGATGGACGCCGAACTGGCGCACAAGCTGCTGCAGGGCATCGTCGGTTTCGAGCTGACGGTGACCGACTGGCAATGCAAGGCCAAGCTCAATCAGCACCGGCCCGAGGCGCGCGTGGCGCTGCACGCGGCCTATGCCAGCGGCACGCCGCACGAGCGTGCGCTGGCGGAGTGGATCGAGCGGCTGGGTTTTGCGGCGCCCGCACCAGCCTCCGGCTCTTGA
- a CDS encoding SDR family oxidoreductase, with translation MPTNPAAKSKVALVIGAGDSTGGAIAKRFAREGYVACVTRRSADKLQPLVDEITAAGGQARGFASDARKEEDVVALIEQIERDIGPIEVLVFNIGANVPCSILEETARKYFKIWEMACFSGFLNAREVAKRQVARGRGTILFTGATAGTRGAAGFAAFAGAKHALRALAQSMARELGPRGIHVAHVVVDGAIDTEFIRTQFPERYALKAQDGILNPDHIADNYWYLHQQPRDAWTFELDLRPYMEKW, from the coding sequence ATGCCAACGAATCCCGCCGCCAAATCCAAGGTGGCGCTCGTGATCGGCGCCGGAGATTCGACCGGCGGCGCCATCGCCAAACGCTTTGCGCGCGAAGGCTATGTGGCTTGCGTCACGCGCCGTTCGGCCGACAAGTTGCAGCCGCTGGTCGATGAGATCACGGCCGCCGGCGGCCAGGCGCGCGGCTTTGCCAGCGACGCGCGCAAGGAGGAAGACGTGGTGGCGCTCATCGAGCAGATCGAGCGCGACATCGGCCCCATCGAGGTGCTGGTGTTCAACATTGGCGCTAACGTGCCGTGCAGCATCCTCGAAGAAACCGCGCGCAAGTACTTCAAGATCTGGGAGATGGCGTGCTTCAGCGGCTTTTTGAACGCGCGCGAAGTGGCCAAGCGTCAGGTGGCGCGCGGGCGCGGCACGATCCTGTTCACCGGCGCCACCGCCGGCACGCGCGGCGCGGCGGGCTTTGCGGCGTTTGCCGGCGCCAAGCACGCGCTGCGCGCGCTGGCGCAAAGCATGGCACGCGAACTGGGGCCGCGCGGCATTCATGTGGCGCACGTGGTGGTCGATGGCGCCATCGACACCGAATTCATCCGCACGCAGTTCCCCGAGCGCTATGCGCTGAAAGCGCAGGACGGCATCCTCAACCCCGACCACATTGCCGATAACTACTGGTACCTGCACCAGCAGCCGCGCGATGCGTGGACGTTTGAGCTGGATCTGCGGCCGTACATGGAAAAGTGGTGA
- the tadA gene encoding tRNA adenosine(34) deaminase TadA, whose protein sequence is MRLALAEARAAAAAGEVPVGAVVVKDGRVIATGRNAPVAGHDPTAHAEIAALRAAAQALGNYRLDGCTLFVTLEPCAMCAGAMLHARLDRVVYGAADPKTGAAGSVVNLLGEPRLNHRTAVQGGVLADECAALLHDFFRPRRVNPSPLRDDALRPPDAAFADLPGYPWAPHYVSDLPALNGLRMHYLDEGPADARRTWLCLHGNPAWSYLYRHMIPVFVGAGDRVVAPDLIGFGKSDKPKKAAAHTFAWHRQVLLDLVERLDLRDVVLVVQDWGGLLGLTLPMAAPQRYRGLLVMNTTLATGDVPLSDGFIAWRDWCAKNPAFDAGRLFARGNPQLSKAECAAYMAPFPDAGHRAATRAFPDMVPECADDDGAAVSREAREFWRHAWQGRSLMAVGAQDPVLGPPVMSVLQRDIRGCPEPWLLPQAGHFVPEQGRVIAERAVSHFAR, encoded by the coding sequence ATGCGCCTAGCGCTGGCCGAAGCGCGCGCCGCCGCCGCCGCGGGCGAAGTGCCGGTGGGCGCCGTGGTCGTCAAGGACGGGCGCGTCATCGCCACCGGCCGCAACGCGCCCGTGGCGGGGCACGATCCGACCGCGCATGCCGAAATCGCGGCGCTGCGCGCAGCGGCGCAGGCGCTGGGCAATTACCGGCTGGACGGCTGCACGCTGTTCGTCACGCTGGAGCCCTGCGCCATGTGCGCCGGTGCCATGCTGCACGCGCGGCTCGATCGGGTGGTGTACGGCGCGGCCGATCCCAAGACAGGGGCGGCGGGCTCGGTCGTCAACCTGTTGGGCGAGCCGCGGCTGAACCACCGCACGGCGGTGCAGGGCGGCGTGCTGGCGGACGAATGCGCGGCGCTGCTGCACGACTTCTTCAGGCCGCGCCGCGTCAACCCCAGCCCATTGCGCGACGACGCGCTGCGCCCGCCGGACGCGGCCTTTGCCGACCTGCCCGGTTACCCGTGGGCGCCGCACTACGTCAGTGATTTGCCGGCGCTGAACGGCTTGCGCATGCACTATCTGGACGAGGGGCCGGCCGACGCGCGCCGCACGTGGCTGTGCCTGCACGGCAATCCGGCGTGGAGTTACCTGTACCGGCACATGATCCCGGTCTTTGTGGGCGCGGGCGACCGCGTGGTGGCGCCCGACCTGATCGGCTTTGGCAAAAGCGACAAACCCAAGAAAGCGGCGGCGCACACCTTTGCGTGGCATCGCCAGGTGCTGCTGGACCTGGTCGAGCGGCTGGACCTGCGCGACGTGGTGCTGGTGGTGCAGGACTGGGGTGGCCTGCTGGGGCTGACGCTGCCCATGGCCGCACCGCAGCGCTACCGCGGCCTGCTGGTGATGAACACCACGCTGGCCACGGGCGACGTGCCGTTGTCGGATGGTTTCATCGCGTGGCGCGACTGGTGCGCCAAGAACCCGGCGTTCGACGCGGGCCGCCTGTTCGCGCGCGGCAACCCGCAGCTGTCCAAGGCCGAATGCGCGGCCTACATGGCGCCGTTTCCGGACGCCGGCCACCGCGCCGCGACGCGCGCGTTTCCGGACATGGTGCCCGAATGCGCGGACGACGATGGCGCCGCCGTGTCGCGCGAAGCGCGCGAATTCTGGCGCCACGCCTGGCAAGGCCGCAGCCTCATGGCCGTGGGCGCGCAAGACCCGGTGCTGGGGCCGCCGGTGATGTCGGTTCTGCAGCGCGACATCCGTGGCTGCCCCGAACCGTGGCTGCTGCCGCAGGCGGGCCACTTCGTGCCCGAGCAGGGCCGCGTGATCGCCGAAAGGGCGGTCAGCCACTTCGCCCGCTGA